The DNA window GAAGATACGTTGGATTCTCTTTTAGATAGGtcgatttattttatttttagtcccaattttctttttcttttaaaaaatttagaagggGAGAGAAATGTATTGAAAATTACAATGGAAGTACATATCCCAATTATATGTTTAATGATAGAATAATATCTATTTGTATCGTCGTATCTAAGGGATTTATGGGTTCGGGAAGagcttaaatttttatctcaattttaattcaaacacGATACGGAGATCCATGttccatttgatttttaatctttttggtttttgaaaatggagTTTATGAATGAATCCAACTTTTCAAAAGCAATATAGTGAAAATTGATCAAGAACTCGATGTTTACTTAGGAAACATTAAGATCAAGATTGAGATACgataagaaaaataagcaAAGCATCgattttttattggttttagGTCATtggatgatattttttaattctcacCATAGTATATGAGAGAGGCGCTGCCAAATACTATTTTGAATCGATGACatgttattattaaatatatttgttttcatcATCACAACCAAAGTGAAGAACCCACGTTTTATTCATcatgtttaaaattaaaattaaaatttaatttaatgcaaCGTGGGTACCTTTTTCATTCCAAAAACAAATGATTGACAttgctataaaaaaaaaggcaatatTTTGGTGTCATCTCCTAAGCAGGtataaatctattttaattaatttttttttttttaaaagaaggctaaattatatatatgtaaaacTCTTAAACGtagtaatttattaaaaagtgttcatatttaaaaaaaaaaaaaattgtaatattacCATTGgtctttcaaaaaaatttgtatatgTATATTTCAAATTGAGAAATAGGAAGGTATTTAATGAATCGTTGTTGGACGACGAGAAATGggttaaatagtttaaaatgGCATAAAAGAACCACTTTTAGAATGTACAAATGCTCTTTAGGCGCCGCGCCCCGCAATTTCAGATCTGAAAGAGATCTCTctcaattttcttctctcatttCACGACCTGGGTTCTCTCTCATTTCACGATCTGGGTTCATATCCTCagttttattgttattgttttttaatccCCCTGATCTCTTTTTCggctttttcttgtttgttcaTGTTCCAGTTCGATCCCTTCATGGACTCTAGCTTGAAAATGCCGGAATTGGCTTCTTCTTATTGATTTACTGTTTGTCggtgagtttttctttctctcctgaagagtaaaataataattgtcgAAAAAACTGGTCGAATCCCCTACCCTTTTCCTCCTACTGCAAATGTTCTTcattatgatgagtacggtGTTTTCATTGTATGCTCTGTTGTCTGGTTTTAATGAAATCAGGTGGAGAAACGAACTCCACTccttatttcattcattttctgATTTTCATTTGTCATTCGTGAAAGAGAACTGAAAAAATGGGGTGGGGGTAGGGGGGATTCcttatttgattcaatttgTACTTTTCCTTGTGCTTCTATCTAGTCATTGTGGTTAATACTATCAATGTAAATTTGACTGGACATGCTTATTACTTAAGTTTTAATTAAGTTTGTGTGATGGGATTAGTAACTAATAGATAATGGCCATGTCATAGCAACATTCTTGAATGTTGTTATGGTATCGGAGGACAAAGAAGAAGTATGATTCGAAGTTTAAGGATGTCATTGgcattttataaagtttaggAAGTAAATGAACTGAACAAAATGCTCAAAGTTTATGGTTACAATTTTCCGTGTATAGaaatgtgttttaaagttgttttgggtttatttttcataaaaggATTCTCAGAAGTGttaagaagatgagaagaaaagaagaccCCTTTGATTCAGGATCCTGGTAGAATGAATGCCCTGTTGAAATGGAAAGTAAAACTTCTTTAGATGGGCAGTTTAGATTATATGGCTACAGAAGATAGAGAGTTTGAAATAGATCTTGAAGGTGGTGGTTATACTAGCGAAGATGATTTGAGCAGTGAAACTGACTCAACATCCAAAACGCATGCTAGAAAAACTTTTAGCAGGCTTCGAAGCGGGGTTCTGTGTGCTGATGGATCTATAAATCGAAGTGGTAGCTTTGCTTCCAGTAGTGATTCCACCAAGCTTGTTAAGCTAGGTGTTGATGAGAATGTGCAGTTGTTGATGGGCAGTTTAGagggagaaaagagaagagaattTGCAGCTCTtgtagagaagaagaagaacgtGAAAGAGAAGATTAAGAAGGGAAAGGTTCACAAGCCACCACGACCCCCACGGGGTCCGTCGTTGGATGCTGCTGACAGGATATTTGTTAAAGAGATCGCCGAGTTGGCAGTGAAAAAACGTGCCACAGTTGAGCGAATAAAAGctttgaagaagatgaaagcaGAGAAAACATCTTCATCCAACAGCAGCTTACCTGCCTTATTTATCACATTGCTTTTCTTTGTAATCATTATCTTTCAAGGTATGGGGTagttcaaattatatttttctccaaCTTTTCGATACGTCCGTGACTgtacttctttttccttgtttgGCATGGCTATTAGGAACAATGCATTGATAGTAAAAACCTTGTACAGAACCAACCAAGGAGAGTTTGAGATACCCTTTCACCTTcaaatttactataattgctAAAAGCTCTCAAATTCACATTGTGCCAACAGGAGGATAGTTCTGAAGCATCTAATGTATTCTCATGTTTGTAAAAATCTCCTTGCAGGAATGAGTGCTATAGGCAGTGTAAGGGTATCGGAGTCTCCTGTGGCTTCCGGTGGTGGAAGCGCAAGCTTGATTGTTCAGAATTTGCCTCAATCTTCCCCTAACGTTAATGGAGCTCAATCCCATGTTCTCAAGTCAGTTTAGCTCAATCTCTACATGGTTCATTGTAGTAAACTCTTATGTTTGTGTGTCATTCATGTTAAATCCATATCTCTGATGCAGTTTTGCAGGAAATCAAACTTCTGACCCTGCTACCATAGAAGGGAGGTCAGTGGAAGAGTTGAAGAACCATTGAAGTTTAGTGTCAATAATCTGGTAAATTATCGCCATCTCCTTTAGACTGAAATTTTCATGCCATATAATTTGATTGAAGGCTTCTGATCGTGTTGGCATCTGTAAATATGGCAAGGCCTCAAACCTTAAATTCTCTTTTGATAGGCTTTTCTTGTACAGAGAGAGTTCACATAATTTGATCCATAATATCTTTGCTATAATCAAATTGGCTCGCCCTAGAACTTAGTTAATGGACTTCGTGGTTCAAGACTGATTAAATATAGACATAAGGGTGCTGAGGCTTGATTAAGAATCTCGAAAGATCTTTTTCAGCTTACTTTGCTATAATGGACCGTTAGATTAGCAGGGTGCTACAGATTGAGGAAATGAatgtcattttgtttttgagatTTCCATGGTAGGAGAATGTTTATTTTGACCCTAGTAAACGTGACACCTCTCCAATTGTTAGGAAGATATCTggaaaaatatatctaaaatcATACAAAGTTCGACGAACAAAGTATTGAAATCAAGTTGTAAACTTGAACGTAGTTCATTCAGTCGAGATATTATGGTCTCAACTAAAAAATGAACTTCAAAAGTGACTCATACTCGGTCACATACAtggaaaaaattaatgaaacaaaaactatATTCTTGCACTCTCAAAAGTGACTCATACTTCCAACATTATTTCCCAAGAAATGGATATTAAACTTGTTAAATGGAATAAAAGCTCGAGTTCTTGGTAAAGAGAAGTGGAAGAAAAACCTCCTTTTATAGTTGTAAAATTGCTAGAAACGTTGCAAAACTCACCTTTACTACTCTCACAAGACAACCTTCTAACCCTCTAAGCTCTCTATTATATATCTAATTCTATCTGATCCCTTGGTCAAACCTAAGGTGGTTATATATAAGACATTAAATTTCCGTTGACATGTTAACATTTTCATCGACATTTCTACATGTCTATGAGTTAGACATTGATCTCCTTAACTACTCTCACAAGACAACCACCTAACCCTCTAAAccctttattatttatctgATTCTTATTGGCCACCAAGCTAACGTGTGGCTGTTCTATACATGATATTGAGTTTTTGTTGACATGTtgacatttattaaaaaagtgtaccatcttaattattaattaaaaatattttttaatttgttgtcTTTGTAGTATTCTAAATATATCCATCAACATATTAAACGTTGGTCCTATAATCAGTTTTGATCAAAGatgatctttaaatttttttaggaacTTAAACAAAAGTTTTCCAAAGAAGATGGTagctttttaatatatgaacTTATTTTGTAACCCTTCCATAGAATGAGGTCTACTGAAGCATCATTCAACTACCATACTCCCATCTGTCAGTGAACCCACATAGTCCTTAATTTgcgagaagaagaaaaaagaaagaaagagatgtTTCTTTGTTACTACAACCAAATGGTTTTGGATGTATGATTTTTAGTTCAGACAGATCAGCTGTGCTTCAACTTCATCACCTCTTTGCCTCCAAGTTTTTATATTCTTCGTTGATTTGCACCTGCAACATTAGGGAGCTTTAAGTGACCTCAGTTTTGGAGAATTCAATCTATAAAAAACAGAGTTTTTCAACCGACCTCGTAGTGTTTGAGTAGattgtttctcttctttt is part of the Cucurbita pepo subsp. pepo cultivar mu-cu-16 chromosome LG03, ASM280686v2, whole genome shotgun sequence genome and encodes:
- the LOC111790892 gene encoding uncharacterized protein LOC111790892, with product MGSLDYMATEDREFEIDLEGGGYTSEDDLSSETDSTSKTHARKTFSRLRSGVLCADGSINRSGSFASSSDSTKLVKLGVDENVQLLMGSLEGEKRREFAALVEKKKNVKEKIKKGKVHKPPRPPRGPSLDAADRIFVKEIAELAVKKRATVERIKALKKMKAEKTSSSNSSLPALFITLLFFVIIIFQGMSAIGSVRVSESPVASGGGSASLIVQNLPQSSPNVNGAQSHVLNFAGNQTSDPATIEGRSVEELKNH